Within the Ranitomeya imitator isolate aRanImi1 chromosome 8, aRanImi1.pri, whole genome shotgun sequence genome, the region tgcggcagcttctcctcccaatgtcaggtatctgcggtgtgcggcagcttctctcttctcccaatgtcgggtatctgcggtgtgcggcagcttctctctgctcccaatgtcaggtatatgcggtgtgcggcagcttctctctgctcccaatgtccggcatctgcggtgtgcggcagcttctctccgctcccaatgtcaggtatctgcgatgtgcggcagcttctctccgctcccaatgtcgggtatctgcggtgtgcggcagcttctctccgctcccaatgtcaggtatctgcggtgtgcggcagcttctctccgctcccaatgtcgggtatctgcggtgtgcggcagcttctctccgctcccaatgtcaggtatctgcgatgtgcggcagcttctctctcctcccaatgtcaggtatctgcggtgtgcggcagcttctctccgctcccaatgtcaggtatctgcggtgtgcggcagcttctctctcctcccaatgtcgggtatctgcggtgtgcggcagcttctctctgctcccaatgtcaggtatctgcggtgtgcggcagcttctctctcctcccaatgtcaggtatctgcggtgtgcggcagcttctctccgctcccaatgtcaggtatctgcggtgtgcggcagcttctctctcctcccaatgtcaggtatctgcgatgtgcggcagcttctctccgctcccaatgtcaggtatctgcggcagcttctctccgctcccaatgtcgggtatctgcggtgtgcggcagcttctctccgctcccaatgtcgggtatctgcggtgtgcggcagcttctctccgctcccaatgtcaggtatctgcgatgtgcggcagcttctctccgctcccaatgtcaggtatctgcgatgtgcggcagcttctctccgctcccaatgtcgggtatctgcggtgtgcggcagcttctctccgctcccaatgtcaggtatctgcggtgtgcggcagcttctctccgctcccaatgtcgggtatctgcgatgtgcggcagcttctctccgctcccaatgtcgggtatctgcgatgtgcggcagcttctctccgctcccaatgtcaggtatctgcggtgtgcggcagcttctctccgctcccaatgtcgggtatctgcggtgtgcggcagcttctctccgctcccaatgtcgggtatctgcggtgtgcggcagcttctctccgctcccaatgtcgggtatctgcgatgtgcggcagcttctctccgctcccaatgtcaggtatctgcgatgtgcggcagcttctctccgctcccaatgtccggcatctgcggtgtgcggcagcttctcaatcctttgtgtttttactgtgtcttttttattgtatgtttttttttcatcattgGGTGACGCCATCAGGTCTTTCTTCTATAATCAGAGAGATCCCAAAAAATCCTGTTGGGTTGCGAAGCACAAAGTTTTGCGACATATTAAATCCTTATCCTCCCGGGAAAGAAGATATGAAGCTCTTTAAAAGCCACTCAGCCGAGAGATTGTGCACCTCGGCCGCGTCGTCCTGGGACTTGTCTATTACATTACGTGCTGATTGCTCCGCTGTCAGTGCCGCGCCGCGGAGGTTACTGAGGGGCTGCTGCAGAGGAAAtgaaatcgtttttttttttttttctccctttttttgttgttgtaagaTTTACACAAGATCCGTACCTACAGGAAGTCGTCTTTGGTTTGCAGGGTTACCACGTATAGTGGGCACAAACAGGATGTACCCGGCTAATACAAGCATTCTGAGAACGATTAACCCATTACGGGCAAGGTGTGATGTGGAGAAAACTGCGGCACAAAAGGAAGACTGTATGGATGACGGTATCCGCGATCCCTCttaacaccactccatccgacgctcggcattgtgcttggtgatatacGGCTATTCAGTCATGGCGCTGGGTTATACCAGAGGaggtatggagtcagcagagcggtggtgacttttctgccctcggccccccgctctgtaacattacggggtctccacttcgtggctgagttgctgcggttcgtTCCACTTCTCACTAATATCACTCACAGGAGATGGAAGAAGAAATGTCATGGACGGACTTGTTAGCCCAGTAGCCCCTATTCTGTAAAGGCAGATGGCAGGGGCGGGGGGCCGGAGGTTAGACATCGGGGGGCAATGGTGCTGGATGCTAGACATCTGTGCTAATGGCACTGAATGGATAAGAGGGGCCTCCCAATCCTTTTGTCCCTTTAGGGTGAGACCACTCATGGCAAAATACATCAGCGGTGCAAGTTCCTCCCTGGTCCTGTTTGCTTCAATGTGTCAGTGCAAGTAAAAGGTTTCAACCTGGAGGAAAGTTTACAAGATTGTCCGGACTGGATGCAGGTGAAGTATTAGTTCTGGATAGAGTCAATGGATTATTTCATTCACTGAAGGCAAGCAGTGCTACTAAAAAATGgtgataaagaaaaaagaaaacttgTGAAATAGTAAGTGGCTGAGGTCCTCGTTACAGAGTGATTAATCTGTGTTTGCAGAGTAAGATTCAGCACATGGCATATGGGTCTCCTGAGTGGCTGGCACCGAGCCTCTGTAAATATGGCAGATGTTTCCACCTTCATTTGCACAGATCCGTTTACGCCAAAGGTGACGATTTCACCGGTGAAGTAGGAAGAATCGATTCTCTGATGACGCCTCTGGGGTGGGAGGTACTGGGCAGGATGTGGCCAGCCGGTTCTTAACGTTGATATATTGAAAGCAGGAAAATTGGGCAACTACAAGGGCCAAATAGTGAAGGCTAGGCTACCGGATCAGCATCTCCAAATCGGCAGGTCCAGTGGCCTGTGTACGGTGGAAGGACGGCTGTGAACCGGAGATGGGGTCAAGGGCTCTCAAGACCCATTGAAGTAGGGTAGCCAGTCAGAGGAGAGAACGCTGCATAAACTGCTAAAGAAAATAGTCTCTGCTGCCTGTCATAGAATTGTGCCAGGAAAGACTGCTCTAGATCACCACTCTGAAAGATCCTACCACTCTGTGCGCCACTCTGAAAGGTCCTAGCACTCTGAAAGAAAATATCACTCTGTGCAGCACTCTGAAAGGTCCTACCACTCTATGCGGCACTCTGAAAGGTCCTACCACTCTGTGCGGCACTCTGAAAGGTCCTACCACTTTGTGCGGCACTCTGAAAGGTCCTACCACTCTATGCGGCACTCTGAAAGGTCCTACCACTCTGTGCCACTCTGAAAGGTCCTATAACTGTGTCCGCCACTCTAAAAGATCCTACTGCTCTGTCCGCCACTCTGAAAGGTCCTACTACTCTGTGTGCCACTCTGAAAGGTCCTACCACTCTGTGCGCCACTCTGAAAGGTCCTACCACTGTATCCTCCATTGTAAAAGATCCTACCACTCTGGAAGGTCCCACCACTCTGTGGTCCACTCTGAAAGGTCCCACCACTCTGTGATCCACTCTGAAAGGCCCCACCACTCTGTGGTCCACTCTGAAAGGTCCTACCACTCTGTGCCACTCTGAAAGGTCCGTTCACTCTGAAAGATGCTACCACTGTATCCGCCACTCTAAAAGATCCTACCACTCTGTGCACCACTGTGAAAGGTCCTACCACTCTGTGGTCCACTCTGAAACGTCATACCACTCTGTGCGCCACTGTGAAAGGTCCTACCACTCTGTCTGCCACTCTGAAAGGTTCCACCACTCTGTGCACCACTCTGAAAAGTCCTAGCACTTTGTGGTCCACTCTGAAAGGTCCCACCGCTCTGTCTGCCAGTGTGAAAGGTCCTACCCCTCTATCCGCCCCTCTGAAAGGTCCCACCACTCTGTCTGCCCATCTGAAAGGTTCTACCGCTGTGTCCACCACTCTGAAAGTTCTTGCATTGGTATGTGAAAAGCAAAACTGGGCCATGAAGAAATGGAAAAGAAAATGTGATTCATTGGACCAGGGCACCGTCTTCCATCATGTGGACGGCCAGGTGCGTGCTCTCTTACCTGGGAAAGAGATGGCACCAGGACGTACAATAGGAGGAAGACGAGCTGACGGGCCGTATGATGAGGCAACGTTCTGGGGAATTCTGTGTCCTGCCATCATGTGGATAAGACACGTACCAATATAAAGAGACAAAGTTCCCCCATCATGGTGGCGAGACTCTTTAAGGGCAACCCTTCTTTTGGCAGGATAATTCTTCTGCAGAAATAGTCTGATGAAGAGAAAGTGATGACTTGTTTCCAACTTCCGTGATCTCAGTCTCCGTCCTATTGATCATCTGAAGGATGTGCTGTAAAATTGATCCAATCCATGGAGGCAGCCAGCGTCTCGTGCTGGACATCACAGAGCATATTCATGCAGATTTGCAGGTTTTCTGGTGCCCAGATCTCAGTGGCACAAAGAAGCCAACACAATATTGCGCAGAAGGACGTAATGCTATGGCTGAATAGTGCATAAAGGCGTCATCGTAACTTAGGTCGTCTTCTTGTGTTATTTTGGgtcgttaggtttagggttggactGAGATTTGTATCTTTAATATGGGTCAGTATTGCGCTTCTGTAGAACTGGCCGCCGTCCCTTTTATCTTCTAGGTTCCTGATCCAACCACCTTACTGCTAGCGACACTAAGCCGCCTCACCCCTGTGGTGTCTTTCCTGTAATCTCCTTATCGCGGCGTATACATGGCATCACCTTGGCACTGCCTATGTTATGTATGCTATTGCCTGGCATCTTCCTATATCAATGGATTATTGCACTTCTGGTTCTGTCCTCCTTTGACATCAGAACTGGCGCTGGTTTCCTCCAAGACACTGTTGCTGAGATTTTCCGTGACCTCCGCGAGGCCGGGGCAGACACCTGCTCTCTGCAGCCGGGCTCCGTTGCTCTCTGATCCTGTTTTTTTGCTGCTTATGTTGCAGTCAGAAATTGTGTTTCGACTCCTCTGCATCCGCTTGGCAGTCCCAGGGCATGGATTGGCAAAATGCTGCGTTTTCATTGTGTAACATCACAGGCGCCAATAATTAAAGCGTCTGCACAAAACAATTCTCTGATCAGAATCCCGAGGCTGGCATCAACACGGCAGCGGCAGACGACGAGCGGCAGCTCCGGGGATCCGGGCAGAGGACGCAGCCGATTCTAGGAGCCAGGATAGGGAGATTTACAGAGCGACATGCTCCTGAATTCTGCAGAAAATTGTGCCGAAATAATTTCCAATAATGACACGCGCCAATTTGTAAAAGCCTCTATTATGCCGATCTGGGCTGTTGTGAAAagagaggagaggaaggagcagtaAAAAGTGTTCATTTCCTGCGCCAGTGATGTATGCCAGGAACAAAGGTACGCCGCACAGAGCGGGCACAGGATCGCCCAGGGAAACTGCACAACCAAGAGCAACCCATGTCACTTAGCTGTAAGCTCACATATTGGCACTGGTGCCTATTGTAAGTGCCCTCTCCCTAAaatagtcattgcacaggaggaggaggtgagctgtgacatctattgtgaatggtggatcctgtgttatctactgtatatacaggtgttatcagtcatgtacaggaggaggaggtgagctgtgacatcgcctattgtgaatggtggatcctgtgttatctactgtatatagaggagttatcagtcattgtacaggaggaggaggtgagctgtgacatcacctattgtgaatggtggatcctgtgttatctgctgtatatagaggtgttatcagtcattgtacagcaggaggaggtgagctgtgacatcatctattgtgaatggtggatcctgtgttatctactgtatatagaggtgttatcagtcattgtacaggaggaggaggtgagctgtgacatcatctattgtaaatagtggatcctgtgttatctactgtatatggaggtgagctgtgatatcacctattgtgaatggtggattctgtgttatctacagtatatagaggtgttatcagtcattgtacaggaggaggaggagagctgtgacatcacctattgtgaatggtcgattctttatctactgtatatagaggtgttatcagtcattgtacaggaggaggaggtgagctgtgatatcacctattgtgaatggtggattctttatctactgtatatagaggtgttatcagtcattgtacaggaggaggaggtgagctatgacatcatctattgtaaatggtggatcctgtgttatctactgtatatagaggtgttatcagtcattgtacaggaggaggaggtgagctgtgacatcacctattgtgaatggtggatcctgtgttatctactgtatatagaggtgttatcagtccttgtacaggaggaggaggtgagctgtgacatcacctattgtgaatggtcgattctttatctactgtatatagaggtgttatcagtcattgtacaggaggaggaggtgagctgtgatatcacctattgtgaatggtggattctttatctactgtatatagaggtgttatcagtcattgtacaggaggaggaggtgagctgtgacatcatctattgtaaatggtggatcctgtgttatctactgtatatagaggtgttatcagtcattgtacaggaggaggaggtgagctgtgacatcacctattgtgaatggtggatcctgtgttatctactgtatatagaggtgttatcagtcattgtacaggaggaggaggtgagctgtgacatcatctattgtaaatggtggatcctgtgttatctactgtatatggaggtgagctgtgatatcacctattgtgaatggtggattctgtgttatctactgtatatagaggtgttatcagtcattgtacaggaggaggaggtgagctgtgatatcacctattgtgaatggtggattctttatctactgtatatagaggtgttatttatCAGTCACTGCCGTAATCCTTTCTGTGATCATGAATGAAACATCTTCTGTACAGAACGGGAAGTAGAAGTTGAGTATTAGGCCTAGTAGTTAGTGTGTATATGTATTTTATTTTCAATTTACATGtaggaaaattgaaaaaaatatgtaAATACATGTACCATAAGCAGATTTATGATCATTCCCTGATGACCCTTTTACAGGATCCGATATCGTCTGTCTGTGGGAATGTTCGCACCCGATCTTCATCCTGTGTAAACATGGCAGCGATCTGTGAACAAGGTGCTCATTTTTAGGTGGATCATTTATGCGGCCCCGTGAAATAATCGCCGTTGGCTGACAATATGCAGACCGTACGGCAACCAAACAATGTATCACCGACCATTGTTTTCCTTTTGGCTTTCATCTGCCCGCGTGAAGCCGATCAGCTCGTTGTATCGATGTTCTGCTCTCGGAAAAGGTCCCGTAGGGACTTGTGATTCCCCGCCCGTCTCTGCAGTCTGATCTCTACTCGGAAATCCCGGGGCTATTGATTCCCTCATTGACTTTATACCCAGATCCCCGCCCTTAGCACACCGTGAGCCAGATAGAAAGATCACTTTTGATCTCCACGCCCTTGATAAGGATTTATTTCGCCGCTGCCGGCACACTTGGCTTTCCCTTTTCCAGCTTCCTGAGGGTTTCTTCCTAGACTCCCAAGAACTCGCTAATGTCATTTTCTTTCCTATTTGCCCCCCAGGGTCCGTCTGCTACACACAAGGTCGGGATGTCAGGCAGGGACCCCCACTGTCTCCCCCTGGCCTGAGATCTGTGGCAGCTGCTGATCCACCTCTTCCATACGCCAGCCTGATCATGGGGGGGCGTCGTGAGCGATGGctgcccgccagccctgcgtttggGTACCGCCGACCCTGATCAGCAACAGCTGGACCCGATTTCTCTGCTATTTTGTTTCTACAACGTAAAAGTCACGAAACAATCACTTTTGAAGAAAGACACATTGCAAGAGGTATTTTTTTTATCCTTTCGCAGAACGGGGTCGCTTTTGGGGTGTTTTACTATTTTgggaacttttttttgtttttccgggACTCTGCTGATTTATGATTAAAGACCGCATGAAAATTGAGCTGATATTCAGTGCGGTCAGTGATccgctccaaaaaaaaaaaaagtctcttgcCAGACGATTAGAGCGAGCTCACTGATGGCATCCtccgttaactcattctgcagccagcaatagccaGCGCAACAACATAGCCAACGGTGCAAAATTTTATATCAAACTCTGCtgcaaaaattaattttagcccccGATACAAAATGTATATAAGGTTCTGCAAGTTTCATAATGGGATGTCTATCCTGGTGGTCCTGCTGCACCTTGTTTTGTCTTCGTTGACCTAGACGGCTAGAATCCTGGTCCCGGACGGGAGAATATCGGGCTCACCCTGAACTTTGGAGTAGTAATGGGCATCGGTCTCTGATCTTTATTGTGGCCAGAAAAGGGGTTAATTTGCATGGACTAAGGGTGGGGTAGATCAGCCTCTGAGGTGCGCAGCAGCTGCGCCCTCTGATCCTCCGCCAGTCCATCTTGAGTCTTCCAGCCGGGAGAAGGTTAAAGATTTGCGCTGTAAATGTCGGCTCGGGGGGCCGCGCGCCGCTTGTTTTCTTCCCCTCGTTGAGTTCATTTTTATTCCGTTTCCACTAATGTCACAGGAATGGAATGAGAGGGAAGTGGGATTAAACCCCGTCCCCCCTCCGCTGTCCCCGAGGAGCGGCCGCCTGTGATTGCGCTGATCCATCCAGCTGGTTATAACTGCAAACAGATCCCCGCGCTCGCCGAGAGGGAAGAGTGCAGTTTAGGACATGACGTATCAGCTTGACAGGACTCTGATAATCCCGCGCCTGAGCGCCGAACAATCCGGGAACGACATGCCGAGAGGCGCCAAGTCTGGGGAAAATCCAGGGGAAAAGTCCCCGATAATCAGCAAAGGGCACTAATACCCCTCTGTGCAGGTCCTGCAAAAGTAGGACCTGTGCGAAATCTGCCTCCTGCCTCGGTTGCTGTATTTTCTCCCCCATACTTTGCACTGCAGCTCAGTGAATTTTTTTGTCCATTTTATGCTGTTGGCTAAATTCCCTCTGTTCTCAAGAATGGAGCGATTTTTAGTTTGCGGTTGGTCAAAGAGCGCAGCGCTGACAAGCTCTTTACTGGAgaacttgtaagcgctgctctgaagctagCGGGAGCAATGGGTCTGACCATCTTTAGTGTCGCTGCGCTGCACTGACGTTGCCTCTCCTTGCAGTATAGGGGAGCGAACGGTTTGGGCCGGACTCCTGCATGGCCACCTGCCGGTCTCTGCACACCCGGCACGGCAGGGAGCTATGGATTGGAAGCAGGAAGGCGTCATTTCTGGATTCTATGAACTCGGCCTAATAATTTCTGCAGTATGCAAGACCCAACACCGGTCCATGCGGAGCATTATATTTTACGATATGGCactcgctgttttttttttttttttttaggtttgatTGCTCCTAATCTTCTGTGTTTTGGGCTTTGAATCCTCAGCGTTTCATTCTTCTTATCACAGAAAACCCTGACGCTAAGACAAGACGGATGTGGTGAACTAAGCCCCAGAGGCCGTGGTCCTCACTGTGTACACTGAGCAGGAAGCGTCCTGCAGCATCTGCGGGTAGATGTGGGGTGTGTCGCCTCCTAATAGCTCACACCCAAATACTCACAGCTAATTATCATTGACGCCTACAGATACAGAGACCTGCTGGGAGATtgcagggaagaaaaaaaaacagtattataacaGCAGCTGGACAAGATGAAGAGGCCACCTACCTGGCCAAATGCTAAACCAGCGCAAATCTGCTACAGGCAACAGGATCGTCCGAAGGCGGATGGACGGTCCACGGGCGACCGGACGGTCCACGGGCAGCCGGATGGTCCACGGCGTACAGACGGTCCAAGGGCAGCCGGACTGTCCAAGGGCGACCGGACTGTCCACATGCGACCGGACTGTCCACGGGTAGCCGGACTGTCCAAGGGCAACCGGTCCACGGGCAGCTGGACTGTCCACGGGCGCCGGACTGTCCACGGGGGAACGGACTGTCCACGGGCAGCCGGACTGTCCACAGGCAGCCGGACTGTCCACGGGCGAACGGACTGTCCACGGGCGAACAGACTGTCCACGGGCGAACGGACTGTCCACGGGCGATCGGATGGTCCACGGACAGCCGGGACTGTCCACGTGCGACCGGACTGTCCACGTGTGGCCGGACTGTCCACGGGCGGCCAGAACGTCCACGGGCAACCGTATTGTCCACGAGCAACTGGAACGGCAATGGGCAACCGGGTTAgtggtcatttaatagcctgtttagacagTTGGACCACACTTCCATGCACACAAGACGATTGGTAACACAATTTTTCTTTGCGCATAGAATGCTATGTTCTCGGCAGCACGTTTCCTTTCTGCTTAAACAGGACTATGTGCTGCTAAGATGCAGTAAAATCTGCCCATAATGAGTGTCGATTGATAAGTTTCCATTTTAATGCTGCTACTATGACTATTCGCCGGTGCATACGATACAGTTTGCATATTGTCAAACGGCACAAAGATATTTTGTACATGTCATGAAAGCCGGTCAGCTAATGCCCCATGAAAATCTATAGAGAATATGTTCCCAGCATGGCTAGGTTCACATGAATAGATCCAAAATTCTGCACTGAATCCTTCCTTATTATAGCTTGATGGTGGCTGGAGCTCAGTTTTGTTGTTACAGGGCTCCAAATCTAGAGCATAGAATTCTATGATAAAATTCAGAcattctgtagtcaccactagagggagctcactgcatacagatgatCCATTGAGCTCCATAGTAACGCTGTCTGCACTAAGCTCCTCTGCTCCGCCTGGTGGTAGCTGCAGGCAGTGTGAATTATCACTTATATCTTTGTGGATTTGGATTCCTGGTAACTAAACGCGACCTGTCAGCAAAAAAACAATTGCAATCATTCATGTAAAAGTGGtttgcatttttttaaagttttgattgtttttttttttcttttccattttcttCTACTAATCTAGATCTAAGAAATTGGCTGGTTTATCAGATTGCCTGCAAGCAACTACCATCTCCAAGGCAGATCTGGGCCTGGAGCTGGATGAGTTGGAGGAAGCTGCAActttggttcaagaggaagaaaaaCTGCTGCAGGCGTCAGACCACGTTCCCCGGCAGCCGGCAGCGCTCATTACATCCGAAGCATCGAGCAGCTCTGACTCCTCAGAGACAGAATACTATTCATCAGACGAGGACGAGAGCGACGGTAGCAGCGAAGAAATGGAATTACGGGACTCGTCTGCGGTGCTCCGGGGGGAGCCGGCTGCCCCTCTCATACAGGTTATAGAAAGTGCTGAGGACTCGTCTGCGGCGCTCCAGGGGGAGCCGGCTGCCCCTCTCATACAGGTTATAGAAAGCGCTGAGGACTCGTCTGCGGCGCTCCGGGGAGAGCCGGCTGTCCCTCTCATACAGGTTATAGAAAGCGCTGAGGACTCGTCTGCGGTGCTCCGGAGGGAGTTAGCTGCCCCTCTCATACAGGTTATAGAAAACGCTGAGGACTCATCTGCGGTGCTCCGGAGGGAGCCGGCTGCCCCTCTCATACAGGTTATAGATAGTGCTGAGGACTCGTCTGCGGTGCTCTGGGGGGAGCCGGCTACCCCTCTCATACAGGTTATAGAAAGTGCTGAGGACTCGAATGGAGCGCTTCGGGGGGAGCCGGCTGCACCTCTCATACAGGTTATAGAAAGCGCTGAGAACCTCCGGGACTCGGAGTCCCAGCCCGACCTCACATCTGCCTCCTTACCAGCACCTATGTGCATGGAGGAACAGCTGCAAGAAGCGACTACCACCCTGGAGGGTCCCATAAGGCACCGCCACTCTGCTACCGGTACCCCTGACGAGTCCCAAGACCAGAACGCACCAGGCAGTAGAGCGCAGTGGCACGTGCCAAGCAGCGAAACGGCGCAGCACATCAGGGATATCGTAGAGGAGGCTCCAAGGATGATGGATCGCCTCCACATTGTGGACGAACCAGCTGAGGGCCAGGGTGATGATAAACTGCTGCCTGTGGGGTAATCTACCATCATGGATGCTCCGCGTTGGTTCTCGTTATGGATTTATTCTGTGAATATTTCATTATTTCCAATATATAACAGCCTCAGATCTGTTACTGCAGCGTTCTCTGTGCCGGGTGTGATTCGTAGCTTATAGCAGTGCGCTGCAATATGTCTGACATCCCTCTGATCCCAGCCTCATCCCTGCACACGTAACTCTTCTTCACTCTTTTTCTGTcatcttctctttctctctctctcatctGTGTTCGCTTTgtatcatttttttctcttgttctttttttatttctctttCACTCTCTTTCTCCGTCTCGTTTTCTCTCTCGTTCTTTTATCTCCCGTATTTGCTCTCTCTCTCATCTGGGATTCATTTACACGGACTGACCAGCGGCACGATATGACACTATACGATATGACCTCCTATATTAAATCTGCTGGTTGTCGGCCGTGTAataacctgtttacacaggcagatcaCAGTAAACGATGTGCACTAAGAGATCTGTAATGGATCAGTTCACACAGGCTGTcatggttctcggcagtgcaagtTCTGTTTTCACCAGATGATGCACCGCCGAGAACTATGATCTTTTTCCCCTGCTGAAATTATATTTTCACCCAATCAACAAGTGTTTTGGTCGTTTATTGGGGGATGGGTGACTGGTGAACACAGCAAGATAATCGTAAAACGAGTGTTTATAAGAATGCTCCCGATAATCTGCTCAGTGTACATGTAGCTTTACTCTCTAGTTAGTGCTCTCTCCCTCATTCACTTTTTTTCTCCCCTCCTGTTTGATCTTTCTTTTTCTCTCCTTATCATTTGGGCTGTCTTGTACTTTTGCGCTTTCTTGCACCGATGCCCTCTAACGCTCTGGCATCAGCCTCTCCCTGTGTTGCTCTGGCGTCCTCCCTCGTCTTGTGTTGCTCTGTTGTCCTCCGTCACCCTGTGTCGCTCTGGCGTCCTCCCTCGCCCTCTGTCGCTCTGGCGTCCTCCCTCTGTCGCTCTGGCGTCCTTCCTCTCCCTGTGTCACTCTGGCGTCTGCCGTCACGCTGTGTCGCTCTGGCGTCCTCCCTCGCTCTGGCGTCCTCTCTCGCTCTGGCGTCCTCCCTCGCCCTCTGGCGTCCTCCCTCGCCCTCTGTCGCTCTGGCGTCCTCCCTCGCCCTCTGGCGTCCTCACTCGCCCTCTGTCGCTCCCGCGTCCTCCCTCGCCCTCTGTCGCTCTGGCGTCCTCCCTCTGTCGCTCTGGCATCCTCCATCTGTCGTTCTGGCATCCTCCCTCTGTCGTTCTGGCGTCCTCCCTATCCCTGTGTGGCTCTGGCGTCCTCCTCCCTGTGTCGCTCTGGCGTCCTCCCTCGCCCTCTGTCGCTCCCGCGTCCTCCCTCGCCCTCTGTCGCTCCCGCGTCCTCTCTTGCCCTCTGTCACTCTGGCATCCTCCCTCTGTCGCTCTGGCATCCTCCCTCTCCCTGTGTGGCTCTGGCGTCCTCCCTTGTCCTGTGTCGCTCTGGCGTCCTCCGTCGCTCCCGCGTCCTCCCTCGCCCTCTGGCGTCCTCACTCGCCCTCTGTCGCTCCCGCGTCCTCCCTCGCCCTCTGTCGCTCCCGCGTCCTCTCTTGACCTTTGTCGCTCCGGCATCCTCCCTCTGTCGTTCTGGCGTCCTCCCTCTCCCTGTGTGGCTCTGGCGTCCTCCTTCTCCCTGTGTCGCTCTGGCGTCCTCCCTCG harbors:
- the LOC138648083 gene encoding octapeptide-repeat protein T2-like produces the protein MPERQRSREDAGATEGEGGRGSDRGRVRTPEGEGGRGSDGGRQSDTGQGRTPEPHREREDARATEGGCQSDRGQERTRERQRAREDAGATEGEGGRQSDTGRRTPEPHRDREDARTTEGGCQNDRWRMPERQREDARATEGEGGRGSDRGRVRTPEGEGGRQSDRGRGRTPEGEGGRQSERGRQSEGGRQSDTA